In Rhododendron vialii isolate Sample 1 chromosome 9a, ASM3025357v1, the following are encoded in one genomic region:
- the LOC131300659 gene encoding DEAD-box ATP-dependent RNA helicase 5, with product MAKGDDALRRKKNKLNRKKQRADVSATVSNRIAAIIAAKKRRLTGKRRNCQGMCFSLPTPENPFNDKYEKRDIKGKETKKPVPSKADCKVAINGNSVASKKGTLGRNHVSTDHHQQQETVKGNNWWDDPTMSLKSINNMGKKNVVKQVKEQDFEQSGCPSKFLALCLNSVQNAMRHNGFSAEEDKPLFIDKWGVEFWKCYSVGKDILETSGACSTIEQIAWIASTATDSIARKEKEGLSLTGPFLLFLVPSQEKAIKVRTVCKSLKGHGIHTASLHTGTSIDHQIHGLKSIEPEFLVSTPERLLELVSLKAIDISGVSLLVVDGLETLIKGGHGDVIKYIRQHISTNPHTVVFSDCSSSASIPLVQNLLCGSIRRLSLNNSISSQGACILQSIHVCASEEEKILKGIQVLDQACGDQPNLQLSKVLFVVGNDSNFNPLVTAIESKGYSVAVNSAPGSEIKNRKRRPAVLISKVEHINTSDFGGFELVIISDFVHSIVDYVQILTRMARHTVSGALHSFLTTENATLIEQLIEILERCGQAVPGAVRNLCQSISMVEG from the exons ATGGCAAAGGGCGACGACGCATTGAGGAGAAAGAAGAACAAACTAAACAGAAAGAAGCAGAGAGCCGATGTTTCCGCCACGGTGTCTAATCGCATCGCCGCCATAATCGCCGCCAAAAAGCGCCGACTGACCGGCAAACGTCGAAATTGTCAG GGAATGTGTTTTAGCCTTCCTACGCCCGAGAATCCCTTCAATGACAAGTATGAGAAAAGGGACATcaaaggaaaggaaacaaagaaaCCTGTGCCTTCCAAGGCTGATTGTAAGGTGGCTATTAATGGAAATAGTGTGGCATCAAAGAAAGGAACTCTTGGTAGAAATCATGTAAGCACAGATCATCATCAACAGCAGGAAACGGTGAAAGGGAATAATTGGTGGGATGACCCGACAATGTCACTCAAATCTATAAATAACATGGGGAAGAAGAATGTTGTCAAACAAGTAAAAGAGCAAGATTTTGAACAATCAGGTTGTCCATCAAAGTTTCTAGCTCTGTGTTTGAATTCGGTTCAAAATGCAATGCGACACAATGGTTTCAGTGCTGAAGAGGACAAGCCTTTGTTTATTGACAAATGGGGAGTTGAGTTTTGGAAATGCTATTCAGTTGGAAAAGATATATTGGAAACAAGCGGTGCTTGTTCTACAATAGAGCAAATTGCTTGGATAGCTTCAACTGCTACTGATAGCATTGCAAGAAAGGAGAAAGAAGGTCTATCACTAACGGGTCCGTTTCTTTTATTCCTCGTACCTTCCCAAGAGAAGGCCATTAAG GTACGCACCGTGTGCAAATCTTTGAAGGGTCATGGAATACATACTGCGAGTCTGCATACTGGTACCTCCATAGATCATCAAATCCATGG CCTAAAGAGTATTGAGCCAGAGTTCCTTGTATCTACACCTGAGAGACTGCTGGAGCTTGTTTCTTTGAAGGCCATTGATATCTCTGGGGTATCGTTACTG GTTGTTGATGGGCTGGAGACACTTATTAAAGGTGGCCACGGCGATGTTATTAAATATATAAGGCAACATATATCTACCAATCCCCACACGGTGGTTTTCAGTGATTGCTCAAGTAGCGCATCTATACCTCTTGTGCAAAACCTTCTTTGTGGATCAATTCGCAGATTGTCATTGAATAATTCTATTAGCAGTCAAGGTGCATGCATTCTCCAATCCATACACGTTTGTGCgtcagaagaagaaaagatatTGAAG GGTATTCAAGTTTTGGATCAAGCTTGTGGTGATCAACCTAATCTGCAGCTTTCTAAGGTGCTATTTGTAGTTGGTAATGACAGCAATTTTAATCCTTTAGTTACTGCCATCGAGTCTAAGGGTTACTCTGTCGCAGTAAATTCAGCTCCTGGTTCAGAAATTAAGAACAG AAAAAGAAGGCCCGCAGTACTTATATCCAAGGTGGAACATATCAATACAAGTGATTTTGGGGGATTTGAACTAGTAATAATTTCAGATTTCGTGCACTCGATTGTTGATTATGTCCAGATCCTGACGAGGATGGCCCGCCACACAGTCAGTGGTGCGTTGCATAGCTTTTTAACAACCGAGAATGCAACACTCATCGAACAACTGATTGAAATCCTTGAAAGATGTGGGCAAGCAGTGCCCGGTGCTGTAAGAAATCTCTGTCAGTCTATTTCCATGGTCGAAGGATGA